A stretch of Cicer arietinum cultivar CDC Frontier isolate Library 1 chromosome 5, Cicar.CDCFrontier_v2.0, whole genome shotgun sequence DNA encodes these proteins:
- the LOC101510931 gene encoding alpha-1,3-mannosyl-glycoprotein 2-beta-N-acetylglucosaminyltransferase isoform X2: MRSLVQDLERKDLRRLIDKVQVPVAAVVIMACNRADYLERTINSVLKYQRPISSRYPVFVSQDGSNSDVKSKALSYDELSYMQHLDFESVKTERPGELIAYYKIASHYKWALDQLFYKHNFSRVIILEDDMEIAPDFFDYFEAMATLLDKDKSIMAVSSWNDNGQKQFVHDPYELYRSDFFPGLGWMLARSTWDELSPKWPKAYWDDWLRLKENHKGRQFIRPEVCRTYNFGEHGSSLGQFFKQYLEPIKLNEVQVDWKSMELSYLFEDKYATHFANNIKKAKPVSGSDIIQKAQSIDGDVRIKYKDQWDFENIAQKFGIFQEWKDGVPRTAYKGVVVFRYQTTRRIFLVGPESLKLLQIEDF, translated from the exons ATGCGGTCTCTTGTTCAAGATCTTGAAA gAAAAGACCTACGGAGGCTGATCGATAAAGTGCAG GTTCCAGTGGCAGCTGTTGTGATCATGGCATGTAATCGTGCTGATTACCTGGAACGGACTATCAATTCTGTATTGAA ATACCAAAGGCCCATTTCTTCAAGATATCCTGTATTTGTATCTCAG GATGGATCAAATTCAGACGTCAAAAGTAAGGCTTTGAGCTATGATGAGTTATCTTATATGCAG CACTTAGATTTTGAGTCGGTTAAAACTGAAAGACCAGGAGAGTTAATTGCGTACTACAAGATTGCAA GTCATTACAAGTGGGCTCTAGATCAACTGTTCTACAAGCATAACTTCAGCCGAGTTATCATTCTCGAAG ATGACATGGAAATAGCACCTGATTTCTTTGATTATTTTGAAGCTATGGCAACTCTCCTTGACAAGGATAA GTCCATTATGGCTGTTTCGTCATGGAATGACAATGGACAGAAGCAGTTTGTACACGATCCAT ACGAACTTTATCGCTCAGACTTCTTTCCTGGACTAGGGTGGATGTTGGCTAGATCCACATGGGATGAACTATCACCGAAATGGCCAAAGG CCTACTGGGATGATTGGTTGAGATTAAAAGAGAATCACAAAGGACGACAGTTTATCAGACCCGAAGTATGCAGAACATATAATTTTGGAGAACAT gGTTCTAGTTTGGGACAGTTTTTTAAGCAGTATCTTGAGCCAATCAAGCTGAATGAGGTCCAG GTCGACTGGAAGTCAATGGAATTGAGCTATTTGTTTGAG GACAAATATGCTACACACTTTGccaacaatattaaaaaagcTAAACCTGTCTCTGGATCAGACATCATTCAAAAGGCACAAAGTATAGACGGCGATGTCCGTATTAAGTATAAAGATCAATGGGACTTCGAAAACATTGCTCAAAAGTTCGGTATATTTCAAGAGTGGAAG GATGGTGTGCCTAGGACAGCCTACAAAGGAGTAGTCGTTTTTAGATATCAAACCACAAGGCGTATATTCCTTGTTGGTCCAGAATCTTTGAAGCTACTTCAGATCGAAGATTTTTAA